The following proteins come from a genomic window of Malus sylvestris chromosome 4, drMalSylv7.2, whole genome shotgun sequence:
- the LOC126618110 gene encoding histone deacetylase 19-like translates to MASDQLWQLKWFNVDEDCLVFDGLYWFCQTYAGGSVGGAVKLNHGICDISINWVGGLHHAEKCEASGFCYVNDIVLAILEFLKQHERVLYVDIDIHHGDGVEEAFYTTDRAMTISFHKFGDYFLGTGDISGLVDAQIPSPVTWLTLAAIPSPTTWLTNICINSIRG, encoded by the exons ATGGCCTCT GACCAGCTGTGGCAGCTCAAGTGGTTCAATGTCGACGAGGACTGCCTTGTCTTTGATGGGTTGTACTGGTTTTGCCAAACCTACGCAGGCGGGTCGGTCGGCGGCGCTGTGAAGCTCAACCATGGGATTTGCGATATTTCGATTAATTGGGTTGGCGGTTTGCACCACGCTGAAAAGTGTGAGGCTTCTGGGTTTTGCTATGTGAATGACATTGTTCTTGCAATTCTGGAGTTTCTTAAGCAGCACGAGCGCGTTTTGTATGTAGATATTGATATTCACCATGGAGATGGTGTTGAGGAGGCGTTTTACACGACAGACAGGGCTATGACCATTTCATTTCATAAGTTTGGGGATTATTTCCTTGGCACAGGGGACATTAGCGGCCTTGTTGATGCTCAAATCCCATCTCCTGTGACATGGCTCACGTTAGCGGCAATCCCATCTCCTACGACTTGGCTCAC AAACATTTGTATAaactccatcagagggtaa
- the LOC126620123 gene encoding uncharacterized protein At4g22758-like produces MISKTALHTFPPERHSGKLVRHRGGLISVPVKLWPAPETYRRMTKLLLNVTIERSLGPVQVVMSPENTVRDLIKAAVEIYVREKRRPLVKETDPHRFELHYSQFSLESLKGDEKLIKLGSRNFFLCCSKSKPPVGLCNCSEEAKRAISYQFSWIKLMDFLL; encoded by the exons ATGATCTCCAAGACGGCGCTTCATACGTTTCCGCCCGAGAGGCACAGCGGCAAACTCGTCCGGCATCGAGGAGGCCTCATCTCTGTCCCAGTGAAGCTTTGGCCAGCGCCGGAGACCTACCGAAGGATGACGAAGTTGCTTCTGAACGTGACGATCGAGAGGAGCTTAGGGCCTGTGCAGGTGGTGATGTCGCCGGAAAACACAGTCCGGGATTTGATCAAGGCAGCTGTAGAGATTTACGTGAGGGAGAAGAGAAGGCCGTTGGTAAAGGAGACTGATCCGCACCGTTTTGAGCTTCACTACTCGCAATTCAGCTTGGAGA GTTTGAAAGGAGATGAGAAGTTGATAAAGTTGGGGTCtaggaatttctttttgtgctgCTCAAAGTCAAAGCCCCCCGTCGGTCTGTGTAATTGCTCTGAGGAAGCAAAGAGGGCAATCAGTTATCAATTTTCATGGATAAAGCTCATGGATTTCTTGCTGTAA
- the LOC126620124 gene encoding protein cornichon homolog 4 — MGDLYVWLISFFFLIALLALVVFQLMCLADLEFDYINPYDSSTRINRVILPEYITEGVLCALFLITGHWCMSLFCGPYLYYNVKLYMRKNHLVDVTEIFNMLHKEKKIRLFKLFYLVFLLFLSIFWMILTALEDHE, encoded by the exons ATGGGAGATCTCTACGTTTGGctcatctccttcttcttcctcattgcCCTGCTCGCCCTTGTTGTTTTCCAG CTGATGTGTCTGGCGGATCTTGAGTTCGATTATATCAACCCTTATGACTCTTCAACTCGGATAAACAGAGTGATTTTGCCAGAGTATATCACAGAAGGAGTTTTGTGCGCTCTTTTTCTTATAACAGGGCATTGGTGCATGTCACTGTTTTGTGGTCCGTACCTCTATTATAATGTGAAACT GTATATGAGAAAGAATCATCTGGTAGATGTTACCGAGATATTCAATATGCTTCACAAAGAAAAGAAGATACGGCTTTTCAAACTCTTCTATCTTGTTTTCCTCCTGTTTCTCTCAATATTCTG GATGATTCTAACTGCATTGGAAGACCATGAGTAA